A single Pagrus major chromosome 19, Pma_NU_1.0 DNA region contains:
- the LOC141014641 gene encoding C-C chemokine receptor type 9-like, whose product MDETFPTLMTTESDYYPTDSTDFTEDYDIGPTDGLCSRSWVREFRGQYEPPLFWIIFILGAMGNLLVVWIYTTVRNRLKTMTDVYLLNLAVADLLFLCMLPFWAVDAIKGWNFGTGLCKVVSAIYKINFFSSMFLLTCISVDRYIAIVQVTKAQNLKKKRLFYSKLACLGVWLLSTLLALPEFIFAQVKTVDKGPSFCTLVYWNNINNRTKILVLSLQICMGFCLPLIVMFFCYSVIIRTLLQARSFEKHKALRVIFAVVFVFVVSQLPFNSLLIVEATQAANTTITDCKTVTGFDIAGQVAKSLAFTHACLNPLLYVFIGVRFRQDLLKIVRCAGGLGKAGLIKTQSVPKRPSVMSDTETTPALSI is encoded by the exons ATGGATGAGACATTTCCAACGTTAATGACCACAGAAAGTGACTATTATCCAACT GACAGTACCGACTTCACAGAAGACTATGACATAGGGCCAACTGATGGCCTGTGCAGCAGAAGCTGGGTGAGGGAGTTTCGCGGGCAGTACGAACCCCCTCTCTTCTGGATCATCTTCATCCTTGGCGCCATGGgcaacctgctggtggtttgGATCTACACCACTGTGCGGAACCGCCTGAAAACAATGACCGATGTGTACCTTCTAAACCTGGCTGTGGCTGACCTCCTCTTCCTGTGCATGTTGCCCTTCTGGGCCGTCGATGCTATTAAAGGCTGGAACTTCGGCACTGGTCTCTGCAAAGTGGTGTCCGCTATCTATAAAATCAACTTCTTCAGCAGCATGTTTCTGCTCACTTGCATCAGCGTGGACCGCTACATTGCTATTGTACAAGTCACCAAAGCCCAGAACCTGAAGAAAAAGCGGCTGTTCTATAGCAAACTTGCCTGCCTGGGTGTCTGGTTGCTCTCCACTCTCCTGGCCCTCCCTGAGTTCATCTTCGCCCAAGTGAAGACAGTCGACAAAGGGCCATCTTTCTGCACTCTGGTCTACTGGAACAACATAAACAACCGGACTAAGATCCTGGTGCTGTCCCTGCAGATCTGCATGGGCTTCTGCCTTCCTCTAATAGTCATGTTCTTCTGCTACTCTGTCATCATCCGCACACTTCTGCAGGCCAGGAGCTTCGAAAAGCACAAGGCCCTACGTGTCATCTTCgctgtggtgtttgtgtttgttgtctctCAGCTGCCTTTTAATAGTCTGCTCATAGTGGAGGCCACGCAGGCGGCTAATACCACCATCACCGACTGTAAAACTGTGACTGGTTTTGACATAGCTGGACAGGTTGCCAAGAGCCTGGCATTCACTCACGCCTGCCTGAACCCGCTCCTGTACGTCTTCATTGGTGTCCGGTTCAGACAAGACCTACTGAAGATTGTGAGGTGTGCTGGTGGTCTGGGCAAAGCAGggctcattaaaacacagtCAGTTCCCAAACGTCCCTCTGTCATGTCAGACACTGAGACGACCCCTGCCCTTTCCATATAA